In Companilactobacillus alimentarius DSM 20249, the following proteins share a genomic window:
- a CDS encoding IS5 family transposase (programmed frameshift) has translation MKNYPSNTTRQQFELIRPALENFRKRTKPRKYDLYEVFCAVLYVLKTGCQWRQVPGDFPEWRSVYNYYKIWSTKAEPTADSLLEQVFKKIVIARRTYQGRSALTSFIIVDAQSVKNTATAENKGYDAGKKISGIKRHLAVDINGFPQAIHMTRANVSDRDGASAMIALHAMHLRQVQNVLVDGGYSGVNFQLDVASNLNATVQVAKRNELHRFEVMPQRWVVERSFSWLENCRRLWKNCERQLTTSLQMVVLAFLALLLKRF, from the exons ATGAAAAATTATCCCAGCAATACTACTCGGCAACAATTTGAATTAATTCGACCAGCTTTAGAAAATTTTCGTAAGCGAACTAAGCCTCGAAAATATGACCTCTACGAGGTCTTCTGTGCGGTCCTATATGTCTTGAAAACCGGTTGCCAATGGCGTCAAGTCCCCGGTGATTTCCCAGAATGGCGGTCAGTTTACAACTATTACAAAATTTGGTCAACTAAAGCTGAGCCTACGGCTGATTCTTTATTGGAACAAGTTT TTAAAAAAATTGTCATTGCTCGGCGAACTTACCAAGGACGTTCAGCTTTAACTTCCTTTATTATCGTTGACGCTCAGAGCGTCAAAAACACCGCTACTGCTGAAAACAAAGGTTACGACGCTGGTAAGAAAATCTCGGGGATTAAGCGCCATCTGGCAGTTGATATCAATGGCTTTCCGCAGGCCATTCACATGACGCGAGCGAACGTCTCTGATCGAGACGGGGCCAGTGCAATGATCGCTTTACATGCCATGCATTTACGCCAGGTTCAAAATGTCTTAGTTGATGGTGGTTATTCAGGCGTTAATTTTCAGCTCGATGTAGCCAGTAATTTAAACGCAACCGTGCAGGTTGCGAAGCGCAATGAGTTGCATCGATTCGAAGTCATGCCCCAACGTTGGGTAGTCGAACGATCTTTTAGTTGGCTAGAGAATTGTCGGCGACTTTGGAAAAATTGTGAGCGTCAATTAACCACCAGTCTGCAAATGGTCGTTTTAGCGTTTTTAGCACTATTACTTAAGAGATTTTAG
- a CDS encoding ISL3 family transposase → MPQLNSILNLLNITDTNIDILNSNDKVIFRGSQKLHIKVIEGRLSYRLKKCPNCGFDCLIKNGARETNVRLGSLNGSEYHLKLWKQRYLCRSCKTTCGAHTNLVEKNQSMSRQIDQLIILLAKQSFTFKSIAMMLGISASTVARKIYGRLQLPKRARLLPKNICIDEFRSANHLFSFIACDADSHQMITLLPNRLSMKIIEHFKREYSLSERQQVESVSIDLNANYQGVIRRLFPNAKIIVDRFHIVQLVGRALDKARLSVLNSLSDKKSREYKALKSQWRMFHLFDDELDQANIRYIFGINEYMTQQNLVDIGLDADPVFKDVYQTYQNVLRSIKSKDPELLKQTLQEYKNNGSSMDTAITTFKNNYKYLVNSCELPYSNGPLEGLIGKIKKLKHNCYGFRNLHNFFVRIRLIIA, encoded by the coding sequence ATGCCCCAATTAAATTCTATCTTAAATCTTCTAAATATAACAGACACAAATATCGATATCTTAAATTCAAATGACAAAGTGATATTCCGTGGCAGTCAAAAGCTCCATATCAAGGTCATCGAAGGAAGATTATCGTATCGCTTGAAGAAATGTCCTAATTGCGGGTTCGATTGCTTGATCAAGAACGGAGCTAGAGAAACCAATGTCCGCTTAGGCAGCCTCAACGGTTCCGAATATCATTTGAAACTCTGGAAGCAGCGCTATTTGTGTAGATCATGTAAAACGACTTGTGGAGCACATACTAACCTGGTAGAAAAGAATCAATCAATGTCTCGTCAAATAGATCAACTGATCATACTTTTGGCAAAACAATCCTTTACCTTCAAATCCATCGCTATGATGCTGGGGATATCTGCTAGCACAGTCGCCAGAAAGATATATGGCAGACTTCAATTACCTAAAAGAGCACGTTTACTACCAAAGAATATCTGCATCGATGAGTTCAGGTCTGCCAATCATTTGTTTTCTTTTATAGCTTGCGATGCAGACTCTCACCAAATGATCACCCTTTTGCCCAATCGTCTTTCGATGAAGATAATCGAACACTTTAAAAGAGAGTATTCATTATCTGAGAGACAACAAGTCGAATCAGTCTCGATAGACCTGAATGCCAATTATCAAGGTGTCATAAGAAGATTATTCCCAAACGCAAAGATAATCGTTGATAGATTCCATATCGTTCAACTGGTCGGAAGAGCGCTGGATAAAGCACGTTTGTCTGTACTGAATAGTCTCAGTGACAAAAAGTCTCGTGAATACAAAGCTCTTAAAAGCCAATGGCGGATGTTCCACTTATTTGATGATGAATTGGATCAAGCCAACATTAGATATATCTTTGGTATCAACGAGTATATGACTCAACAGAATCTTGTAGACATTGGTCTTGATGCCGATCCAGTATTCAAAGATGTATACCAGACTTACCAGAACGTTCTACGTTCAATAAAATCTAAGGACCCTGAATTGCTTAAGCAAACATTGCAAGAATATAAAAACAATGGGAGCTCAATGGATACTGCTATAACCACTTTTAAGAACAACTACAAATATCTAGTCAACAGCTGCGAATTGCCATATTCCAATGGTCCTCTTGAAGGATTGATTGGAAAGATCAAAAAGCTTAAACATAACTGCTATGGGTTCCGGAATCTCCATAACTTCTTTGTGAGGATCAGACTTATCATCGCATAA
- a CDS encoding recombinase family protein — translation MAKIGYARVSSKEQHLDRQLAALKDVDKLFTDKLSGANTNRPELQKMLAYIREGDIVLVTELDRLGRNNQDLTQIMNSIQNKGATLDVLNLPSMTGIADPNLRQLMTNLIIELYKYQAESERKRIIERQQQGISLAKQQGKYHGRKPQYTQDDPRLQHAFKLYQAGMSDVDVARNTGIKRTTFIRYRKKYRIFKNEL, via the coding sequence ATGGCTAAAATCGGTTATGCGCGTGTGAGTTCCAAGGAGCAACATTTAGATCGACAGTTAGCGGCTTTAAAAGACGTTGATAAATTATTTACGGATAAATTAAGTGGGGCTAACACTAATCGGCCAGAACTGCAAAAAATGCTGGCCTATATTCGTGAGGGTGATATTGTCCTGGTCACTGAACTAGATCGCTTAGGCAGAAACAACCAGGATTTAACTCAGATCATGAACTCCATTCAAAATAAGGGTGCCACCCTAGATGTGTTGAATTTACCGTCCATGACGGGGATTGCTGACCCCAATTTACGTCAACTCATGACCAATCTCATTATTGAACTGTATAAGTACCAGGCTGAAAGTGAGCGTAAGCGGATCATTGAGCGTCAACAACAAGGGATTTCTCTGGCCAAGCAGCAGGGCAAATATCATGGACGCAAACCCCAATACACCCAAGACGATCCCCGCTTGCAACATGCTTTTAAACTTTATCAGGCAGGCATGAGTGATGTAGATGTTGCCCGTAATACAGGGATTAAACGGACGACCTTTATCAGATATCGCAAAAAATATAGAATCTTTAAAAATGAGCTTTAA
- a CDS encoding NAD(P)/FAD-dependent oxidoreductase: MSDLDQTNSYRYVIVGGGVVAGYAVKGIRQEDSEGEILIISQEADVPYERPALSKKLWLDDEFTEENIQIGAENYPNVTFKFKTTVTAINRQDKVITLDDSEQIKYEQLLLATGGEPRQIQGPSDPHVLVFRQWSDYRKLRKFSGPNKRVVIIGGGYVGTELASSLTQNETEVTMIFPEKALGEGKFPEPIRTEYEATFKRNGVTLMSGQFVQSYQRQGDHLTLLTKDGTVIAADTIIVGLGVTPRISLAEDSCLDLADGGVKVNEYLNTSDPAIWSAGDIASYPDHILGRQRIEHVDHARLSGELVGRNMAGAHMSYQHTPYFYSMIFYISWQAIGNIDPKLQLIFDRRTHGSLVYFIDTDKLVGVLVWNVKVNLDDVRALLANAPATDDLVGSIREKKA, translated from the coding sequence ATGAGTGATTTGGATCAGACAAACAGCTATCGATACGTCATTGTTGGTGGCGGAGTGGTTGCTGGCTATGCCGTCAAGGGAATTCGACAGGAAGATTCAGAGGGTGAGATCTTAATTATTTCGCAAGAGGCGGATGTCCCATATGAACGACCGGCACTGAGTAAAAAACTATGGCTAGATGATGAATTTACTGAAGAGAACATTCAGATTGGTGCTGAAAATTATCCCAATGTGACTTTTAAGTTCAAGACAACGGTTACGGCTATTAATCGGCAAGATAAGGTCATTACATTGGACGATAGTGAGCAAATCAAGTATGAACAGCTATTGCTAGCAACTGGCGGAGAACCTAGACAAATCCAGGGACCTTCTGATCCACATGTGCTAGTCTTTAGACAGTGGTCAGATTATCGCAAGTTACGTAAATTTAGTGGTCCGAACAAGCGAGTTGTGATCATTGGTGGTGGATATGTTGGTACAGAGCTCGCATCGTCACTGACCCAAAATGAGACTGAAGTTACGATGATTTTTCCAGAAAAAGCGCTGGGTGAGGGTAAATTTCCTGAGCCTATTCGGACTGAGTATGAAGCCACGTTCAAACGCAATGGTGTCACACTGATGAGTGGTCAGTTTGTCCAATCATATCAACGCCAAGGTGACCACTTGACTCTATTGACAAAGGATGGTACGGTGATCGCAGCCGATACGATCATTGTTGGGTTAGGCGTTACGCCGCGGATTAGTTTAGCTGAAGACAGTTGTTTGGATTTAGCTGATGGTGGTGTGAAAGTTAATGAGTATCTCAATACTAGTGACCCAGCCATCTGGTCTGCTGGAGATATTGCCTCTTATCCAGATCACATCTTGGGTCGGCAACGGATTGAGCACGTGGACCATGCCCGACTTTCTGGTGAATTAGTTGGCCGTAATATGGCAGGTGCTCACATGAGCTATCAGCATACCCCATACTTCTATTCCATGATTTTTTATATTTCCTGGCAAGCAATCGGTAATATTGATCCTAAATTGCAATTGATTTTTGATCGGCGAACGCATGGATCGCTTGTCTATTTCATAGATACCGATAAGTTAGTTGGTGTTTTAGTTTGGAATGTTAAGGTGAATCTTGATGATGTTCGCGCATTGCTTGCGAACGCTCCAGCTACAGATGATCTGGTGGGCTCCATTCGAGAGAAGAAAGCTTAG
- a CDS encoding IS256 family transposase, whose product MNELTTEIIAALAQKQDLDEVFRHHLEIAINQLLQTELAEFLGYERYSYAGINTGNNRNGSYERSFDTKYGQLNLTIPRDRNGRFENHTLPAYGRHSDNLETTVIQLYTKEITTAEIAELIEKMYGAHYSKATVSNMTKAVNEQVQAFQQRRLASQYVAIFLDATYLQLKRDTVQKEAVHIAIGIRPDGTKEVLNYQVAPTESTGIWTELLGTLIKQGVKDVLLFVADGLVGLDEGLNRHFPKAKRQRCLVHVGRNLMNKVRVKDRKAVISDFKQVHRAANREAAELKLNEFANNWHQTYPKLIKDLLKMPNLLTFMDFPPAIRQSLYSTNLIENFNKHLKRTTHHKEQFPTEDSLDRFLVSQFNVYNEKSLKRIHRGFKGLQDILEASFI is encoded by the coding sequence ATGAATGAACTTACCACAGAAATTATCGCTGCACTAGCCCAAAAGCAAGATTTGGACGAAGTTTTTCGTCACCACCTCGAAATTGCGATTAACCAGCTGCTTCAAACCGAATTGGCAGAGTTTTTGGGTTACGAACGCTACTCATACGCTGGGATTAACACTGGTAATAACCGCAACGGCAGTTATGAGCGCTCGTTTGATACGAAGTACGGCCAACTTAACTTAACCATTCCTCGAGATCGCAATGGCCGGTTTGAAAATCATACCTTGCCAGCCTACGGTCGGCACAGTGATAATTTAGAAACAACGGTCATTCAGTTGTATACCAAGGAAATTACCACTGCTGAAATTGCCGAACTCATTGAGAAAATGTACGGTGCTCACTACTCCAAAGCCACGGTTTCCAACATGACTAAAGCCGTCAATGAACAGGTTCAAGCTTTCCAGCAACGTCGACTGGCTTCACAATATGTGGCCATCTTCTTAGATGCCACTTACTTGCAGTTAAAGCGGGATACCGTTCAAAAAGAAGCCGTTCATATTGCGATTGGCATTCGTCCAGATGGTACGAAAGAAGTGCTGAACTACCAAGTGGCGCCAACGGAATCGACTGGAATCTGGACTGAACTGCTGGGAACCTTGATCAAGCAGGGCGTTAAAGATGTGCTGTTGTTTGTGGCCGATGGGTTAGTTGGTTTGGATGAAGGCTTGAATCGGCATTTCCCTAAAGCCAAACGACAACGTTGCCTGGTTCATGTTGGGCGGAATCTGATGAACAAAGTTCGCGTAAAAGACCGCAAGGCCGTGATCAGTGACTTTAAACAAGTTCATCGGGCCGCCAACCGTGAAGCAGCCGAACTGAAACTGAATGAGTTCGCCAACAACTGGCATCAGACCTATCCCAAATTAATCAAAGATCTGCTTAAAATGCCGAATTTACTCACTTTCATGGACTTTCCACCAGCTATCCGGCAATCACTATACTCCACTAACCTGATTGAGAACTTTAATAAGCATCTCAAGCGCACCACCCACCACAAAGAACAATTTCCAACGGAAGATTCACTGGATCGCTTCCTGGTTTCTCAGTTTAATGTTTATAACGAGAAGTCTCTGAAGCGGATCCACCGAGGGTTCAAAGGACTCCAGGACATCTTGGAAGCATCATTTATTTAA